A region from the Pungitius pungitius chromosome 16, fPunPun2.1, whole genome shotgun sequence genome encodes:
- the LOC119215097 gene encoding lissencephaly-1 homolog A-like, producing MVLSQRQRDELNRAIADYLRSNGYEEAYSTFKKEAELDMNEEIDKKYAGLLEKKWTSVIRLQKKVMELESKLNEAKEEMTHGGPVGQKRDPKEWIPRPPERYALSGHRAPVTRVIFHPVFSVMVTASEDATIKVWDYEAGDFERTLKGHTDSVQDISFDQTGKLLASCSADMSIKLWDFQGFECIRTMHGHDHNVSSVAIMPNGDHIVSASRDKTMKMWEVATGYCVKTFTGHREWVRMVRPNQDGSLLASCSNDQTVRVWVVASKECKAELREHEHVVECIAWAPDSAHPTILEATGSESKKSGKPGPFLLSGSRDKTIKMWDVSIGICLMTLVGHDNWVRGVLVHPGGRFIVSCADDKTLRIWDYKNKRCMKTLFAHEHFVTSLDFHKTAPYVVTGSVDQTVKVWECR from the exons ATGGTGCtgtcacagagacaaagagatgaACT aAACCGAGCTATAGCCGACTATCTCCGTTCTAATGGATACGAGGAGGCCTACTCCACCTTCAAAAAAGAGGCGGAGTTGGACATG AATGAAGAGATAGATAAAAAGTATGCAGGCCTTTTGGAAAAGAAATGGACCTCAGTCATCAGATTACAAAAGAAG GTGATGGAGCTGGAATCAAAGTTGAATGAGGCAAAGGAGGAGATGACACACGGCGGACCTGTGGGTCAGAAGAGGGACCCCAAGGAGTGgatcccccgccccccagagCGATACGCCCTGAGCGGGCACCGCGCTCCAGTCACGCGTGTCATATTCCACCCAGTCTTCTCCGTCATGGTCACAGCCTCCGAGGATGCGACCATCAAG GTGTGGGACTATGAGGCCGGGGACTTTGAGCGGACCCTGAAGGGCCACACAGATTCTGTGCAGGACATCTCCTTTGACCAGACGGGGAAGTTGCTGGCTTCGTGTTCAGCTGACATGAGCATCAAACTCTGGGACTTTCAGGGGTTTGAGTGCATCCGAACAATGCATG GCCACGATCACAATGTGTCGTCTGTAGCCATCATGCCAAATGGGGACCACATAGTGTCCGCCTCAAGAGACAAGACCATGAAGATGTGGGAGGTGGCCACTGG GTACTGTGTGAAGACGTTCACCGGCCACAGGGAATGGGTGAGGATGGTGCGTCCCAACCAGGACGGCTCGTTGCTCGCCAGCTGCTCCAACGACCAGACTGTGCGTGTCTGGGTGGTCGCCTCCAAGGAGTGCAAAGCAGAGTTACGGGAGCATGAACACGTGGTAGAGTGTATCGCCTGGGCCCCTGACAGTGCTCATCCCACCATCCTGGAGGCCACAGGCTCCGAG AGCAAGAAGAGCGGGAAACCtggccccttcctcctctccggATCTAGAGATAAAACGATCAAGATGTGGGACGTCAGCATCGGCATCTGCCTCATGACTCTG gtgggacacGACAACTGGGTGCGCGGCGTGTTGGTTCACCCCGGAGGGAGATTCATAGTGAGCTGTGCCGACGACAAAACCCTCCGAATCTGGGACTACAAGAACAAACGCTGCATGAAGACCCTGTTTGCCCACGAACACTTCGTTACCTCTCTGG ATTTCCATAAGACTGCTCCCTACGTGGTGACGGGCAGTGTCGATCAAACAGTCAAAGTCTGGGAGTGCCGCtga
- the mntb gene encoding MAX network transcriptional repressor b: protein MSIDTLLEAARYLEWQAQQQQQITREEEQRKEKDLIQRDAESRRVELVTALSQPIRANHITWGHDAHHQQPLYPPPPPLPPPQVPIAVIPMVPVVNATPSVPPLPLATQVAAAATLLNGSPPVKKASSPPQQHQQHQHQPQQPSPSPHLLCTHQIKVETGSQLISAKPGQSQPEVQIQYSTSISTNGSGALHALVPHQLPPSSQPRANGVMMSDDLRGMEGKRRPGGAGTREVHNKLEKNRRAHLKECFETLKKNVPNVDEKKTSNLSVLRSALRYIQTLKRKEKEYEHEMERLAREKIATQQRLAELKSELSQCMDVMEIDRVLRQTIQPEDDQASTSTASEGEDNFEQDMDEDVLAPPALSSRPKPPPPVLQAQPLLNHHLSMQRGATLPLSGVLHTASPSAPPHAIAPAPGPPPPQAAHSIQPAAMQLQSTVIAHAAVSHPSVIQAVNPGLPANQKHLTHIAPSPGPISSIHQTITAAAPAAAAHQQITGQPIGHITVHPVAHLAGPLPSHLPTLYPQGVSVSQPTVVGHITHTFTHHALPHVQANPQANTNGAQMNSALGKPTAVLAPHPQLVGQAAVLNPVTMVTVPTFPVSTLKLA, encoded by the exons ATGAGCATCGACACACTTTTGGAGGCGGCCAGATATCTGGAATGGCAAgcccagcagcaacaacagatcACACGTG AAGAGGAGCAGCGCAAAGAGAAGGATCTCATCCAAAGGGACGCAGAGTCGCGGCGCGTGGAACTTGTGACGGCGTtgtctcagccaatcagggcCAACCACATCACTTGGGGCCATGACGCTCACCACCAACAGCCGCtttaccctcctcccccccctctcccgcccCCTCAAGTCCCCATCGCCGTCATCCCGATGGTTCCGGTCGTCAACGCAACGCCCTCTGTCCCGCCCCTCCCGCTTGCAACGCAGGTTGCAGCGGCGGCGACGTTGCTCAACGGCTCCCCGCCAGTCAAGAAGGCTTCCTCCCCCccgcagcagcatcagcagcatcagcatcagccgCAGCAGCCGTCGCCCTCTCCTCACCTGTTGTGCACTCACCAGATAAAGGTAGAGACTGGTTCGCAGCTGATAAGTGCAAAGCCCGGCCAATCACAGCCCGAGGTTCAGATCCAGTACTCAACCTCCATCAGCACTAATGGATCCGGCGCTCTACATGCACTGGTCCCCCACCAACTTCCACCTTCATCCCAGCCGCGGGCCAACGGCGTGATGATGAGTGATGACCTGAGAGGGAtggaagggaagaggagacCCGGAgg GGCGGGCACCAGAGAGGTTCATAATAAACTGGAGAAGAACAG GCGAGCGCACCTCAAAGAGTGCTTTGAGACGCTGAAGAAGAACGTTCCAAATGTCGATGAGAAGAAAACCTCCAACCTCAGTGTGCTCCGCAGCGCTTTGCGGTACATACAG ACCCTGAAGCGTAAGGAGAAGGAGTACGAGCACGAGATGGAGCGTTTGGCCAGAGAGAAGATCGCTACGCAGCAGCGGCTGGCCGAGTTGAAGAGCGAGCTCAGCCAATGCATGGACGTGATGGAGATCGACCGCGTCCTCCGCCAGACGATCCAGCCGGAGGACGACCAGGCCTCCACGTCCACCGCCTCAG aaggagaagacaactttGAGCAGGACATGGACGAGGACGTCCtcgccccccccgctctctcgtCGCGGCCCAAACCGCCACCTCCCGTTTTACAAGCCCAGCCGCTCCTCAACCATCACCTGTCGATGCAGCGCGGTGCCACCCTGCCTCTTTCTGGAGTCCTGCACACAGCCTCCCCCTCAGCGCCGCCTCACGCCATCGCACCGGCGCCAGGCCCGCCCCCTCCGCAGGCCGCCCATTCCATTCAACCCGCGGCGATGCAGCTCCAGTCCACGGTGATCGCTCACGCCGCCGTCTCCCACCCGTCGGTCATCCAGGCCGTCAATCCCGGCCTGCCGGCAAATCAAAAGCATCTAACGCACATTGCGCCGTCGCCCGGCCccatctcctccatccatcAGACCATCACGGCGGCGGCGCCCGCGGCGGCTGCTCACCAGCAGATAACCGGCCAGCCCATCGGACACATCACCGTCCACCCGGTGGCTCACCTGGCAGGGCCCCTGCCGTCCCACCTCCCGACTCTCTACCCCCAGGGCGTGTCCGTCTCCCAGCCCACGGTGGTGGGCCACATCACGCACACCTTCACCCATCACGCCCTGCCGCACGTGCAGGCTAACCCTCAAGCTAACACTAATGGAGCCCAGATGAACAGTGCGCTAGGGAAACCCACTGCCGTGCTGGCCCCCCACCCTCAGCTGGTGGGACAGGCCGCCGTCCTCAACCCTGTCACCATGGTTACAGTCCCGACCTTCCCCGTCAGCACACTCAAACTGGCGTGA